A single window of Martelella sp. NC20 DNA harbors:
- a CDS encoding 3-hydroxybutyrate dehydrogenase, with amino-acid sequence MARTVVITGSTSGIGLGIAEGFAAAGENIVLNGFGNQKDIDAAVERIGALGSGSVIYHPADMTKPDEIAALIASAADTFGGIDVLVNNAGIQHVSPIEDFPPEQWDRIIAINLTSSFHTIRHTVPLMKKAGSGRIINVVSAHGLVASPFKAAYVAAKHGMMGLTKTVALELAELRITVNAICPGYVLTPLVEAQIPDTAKARHMTEDEVKTEVLLAAQPTKEFVTVEQIAATALYLASDAAAQVTGTHISIDGGWTAK; translated from the coding sequence ATGGCACGCACGGTCGTCATAACAGGCTCCACAAGCGGCATAGGACTCGGCATCGCCGAGGGTTTTGCGGCCGCCGGCGAGAATATCGTTCTGAACGGCTTCGGAAATCAGAAAGACATTGACGCGGCAGTCGAGCGCATCGGCGCGCTCGGGAGCGGGTCGGTGATCTACCACCCAGCCGACATGACGAAGCCGGACGAAATCGCGGCGCTGATCGCCTCCGCGGCCGACACGTTCGGCGGCATCGATGTGCTGGTCAACAATGCCGGCATCCAGCATGTCAGCCCGATCGAGGATTTTCCGCCGGAGCAATGGGACCGGATCATCGCCATCAACCTGACGAGTTCGTTCCACACTATCCGCCACACTGTGCCGCTGATGAAGAAGGCGGGCTCAGGCCGGATCATCAATGTGGTCTCCGCCCACGGCCTTGTCGCCTCGCCGTTCAAGGCGGCGTATGTCGCGGCCAAGCATGGCATGATGGGACTGACCAAGACCGTGGCGCTGGAGCTTGCGGAACTGAGGATCACCGTCAACGCGATCTGTCCCGGCTACGTGCTGACGCCGCTGGTGGAAGCCCAGATACCCGATACCGCCAAAGCCCGGCACATGACCGAGGATGAGGTGAAGACCGAGGTGCTGCTCGCCGCCCAGCCGACGAAGGAATTCGTCACCGTCGAGCAGATCGCCGCGACCGCGCTTTATCTGGCAAGCGATGCGGCAGCCCAGGTGACCGGCACCCATATTTCGATCGATGGCGGCTGGACGGCCAAATGA
- the xdhB gene encoding xanthine dehydrogenase molybdopterin binding subunit, whose amino-acid sequence MDKPATDTLPLKAEISGGMHKSRVHDSAHKHVAGTAEYIDDMPEPAGLLHAGVGLSDRPHAKIVAMDLSKVEAAPGVVCVLTGKDVPGINDISSGGYHDEPLFADTLVEYHGQLIFAVIAETRQQARVAAKLAEITYEDLPFWTNVRDALAHNAPDVITPLKLQRGDAKEALEAAKNRITAEMEIGGQEHFYLEGQIAMAIPGEDDEVAVWSSTQHPSEIQHIVGHVLAIPSNAVTVYQRRMGGGFGGKETQGNGFAAIAALAAKKLNRAIKFRPDRDEDMIMTGKRHDFVAFYDIGYDDDGVIEAVDATFAARCGFSADLSGPVTDRTLFHADSSYYYPNVHLVTRPLKTHTCSNTAYRGFGGPQGMLAGERFIEEIAYALGRDPLDIRKANFYGPNGSGRDVTPYHQTVEDNIILRVVEELEQTADYRARRQAIVDFNKTSPVIKKGIALTPVKFGISFTMTAFNQAGALVHVYQDGSVQLNHGGTEMGQGLYIKVAQVVADVFQIDLERVKITATTTGKVPNTSATAASSGSDLNGMAAYNAAKEIRDRLIAFAAGHFQVSPDDIEFLPNRVRIGDREIPFPELVKAAYFGRVQLSAAGFYKTPKIHWDRAAGKGRPFYYFSYGAACTEVSIDTLTGEYIFERTDILHDVGRSLNPAIDIGQIEGGFVQGMGWLTTEELWWNDKGMLRTHAPSTYKIPLASDRPKIFNVRLTDFSENREPTIGRSKAVGEPPFMLAISAFEAISMAVASVAGYRVCPRLDAPATPERVLMAVERMKQV is encoded by the coding sequence ATGGACAAGCCGGCAACCGACACCCTGCCCCTCAAGGCCGAAATTTCCGGCGGCATGCACAAGTCCCGGGTGCATGATTCCGCCCACAAGCATGTGGCGGGCACCGCCGAATATATCGACGACATGCCGGAACCGGCCGGCCTGCTGCATGCCGGCGTCGGCCTTTCCGACCGGCCCCACGCGAAGATCGTCGCCATGGACCTTTCGAAGGTCGAGGCGGCCCCCGGCGTGGTCTGCGTGCTGACCGGCAAGGATGTGCCGGGGATCAACGATATTTCCTCCGGCGGCTACCACGACGAGCCGCTGTTTGCCGATACGCTGGTCGAATATCACGGCCAGCTCATCTTCGCCGTGATCGCCGAGACCCGTCAGCAGGCCCGCGTGGCGGCGAAACTGGCCGAGATCACCTATGAGGACCTGCCGTTCTGGACCAATGTCCGCGATGCGCTGGCCCATAACGCGCCGGACGTCATCACGCCGCTCAAATTGCAGCGCGGCGATGCGAAAGAGGCACTCGAGGCGGCCAAAAACCGGATCACCGCCGAAATGGAAATCGGCGGTCAGGAGCATTTCTATCTCGAAGGCCAGATCGCCATGGCGATACCGGGCGAGGATGACGAGGTGGCGGTCTGGTCGTCCACCCAGCATCCGAGCGAAATCCAGCACATCGTCGGCCATGTGCTCGCCATCCCGTCCAATGCCGTCACCGTCTACCAGCGGCGCATGGGTGGCGGGTTCGGCGGCAAGGAGACGCAGGGCAATGGTTTTGCGGCGATCGCGGCGCTGGCGGCGAAGAAGCTGAACCGGGCGATCAAATTCCGTCCCGACCGCGACGAGGACATGATCATGACCGGCAAGCGGCATGATTTCGTCGCCTTCTACGATATCGGCTATGACGATGACGGCGTGATCGAGGCGGTCGACGCGACCTTTGCCGCCCGCTGCGGCTTTTCCGCCGACCTTTCGGGACCCGTGACCGACCGCACGCTGTTCCACGCCGACAGTTCCTATTACTACCCGAACGTTCATCTGGTGACGCGGCCCTTGAAGACCCACACCTGCTCCAACACCGCCTATCGCGGGTTCGGCGGGCCGCAGGGCATGCTGGCGGGCGAGCGCTTCATCGAGGAAATCGCCTATGCGCTGGGCCGCGACCCGCTCGATATCCGCAAGGCCAATTTCTATGGCCCGAACGGCTCCGGCCGCGATGTCACGCCCTACCACCAGACGGTGGAGGACAACATCATCCTGCGGGTGGTCGAGGAGCTGGAACAGACCGCCGATTACCGCGCCCGGCGGCAGGCGATCGTCGATTTCAACAAGACGAGCCCGGTCATCAAAAAGGGCATCGCGCTGACGCCGGTGAAATTCGGCATCTCGTTCACCATGACCGCCTTCAACCAGGCGGGCGCCCTCGTCCATGTCTATCAGGATGGTTCGGTGCAGTTGAACCATGGCGGCACGGAGATGGGCCAGGGGCTTTATATCAAGGTCGCGCAGGTGGTTGCCGATGTGTTCCAGATCGACCTGGAGCGGGTGAAGATCACCGCCACCACCACCGGCAAGGTGCCCAACACCTCGGCAACCGCAGCCTCGTCGGGTTCCGACCTCAACGGCATGGCGGCCTATAATGCGGCGAAAGAGATCAGGGACCGGCTGATCGCGTTTGCCGCCGGACACTTTCAGGTCTCGCCGGACGACATCGAATTCCTGCCCAACCGGGTCAGGATCGGCGACCGGGAAATCCCCTTCCCCGAACTCGTGAAGGCCGCCTATTTCGGACGCGTCCAGCTTTCGGCGGCGGGCTTCTACAAGACCCCGAAAATCCACTGGGACCGGGCGGCGGGCAAGGGAAGGCCGTTCTATTATTTTTCCTATGGCGCGGCCTGCACCGAGGTCTCGATCGACACGCTGACGGGCGAATATATCTTCGAGCGCACCGATATCCTCCACGATGTCGGCCGCTCGCTGAATCCGGCCATCGATATCGGCCAGATCGAGGGCGGCTTCGTCCAGGGCATGGGCTGGCTGACGACGGAAGAATTGTGGTGGAACGACAAGGGCATGTTGCGCACCCATGCGCCGTCGACCTACAAGATCCCGCTCGCCTCCGACCGGCCGAAGATCTTCAACGTCAGGCTCACGGATTTTTCCGAAAACCGCGAGCCGACCATCGGCCGTTCCAAGGCGGTCGGCGAGCCGCCCTTCATGCTGGCGATCTCGGCCTTCGAGGCGATCTCGATGGCGGTGGCGAGCGTCGCCGGCTACCGCGTCTGCCCGCGTCTCGATGCTCCGGCAACGCCCGAGCGCGTGCTGATGGCGGTGGAGCGGATGAAGCAGGTATGA
- the guaD gene encoding guanine deaminase: protein MILRGRLLSFYRRPEDLSDTASYFYEDDGGLLIEDGRISACGAFSDVRAEAPEGVAIVDHRPHLILPGLIDTHLHFPQMQVIGSYAANLLEWLNTYTFVEEQRFADPAHAARIAVSFFDEMIRQGTTTAVAYCSVHKASADAYFAEALRRNMLMLGGKVMMDRNAPDALTDTPQTSYDDTRAVIAEWHGKGRNHVVISPRFAITSSPGQMEMAAALAREHPDLHIQTHLSENLAEIEFACSLYPNAKDYTDIYAQYGLLRSNMLLGHAIHLSERERDVLSETGAVAVHCPTSNLFLGSGLFALKDLERRDKPVRIAVATDIGGGTSYSMLRTMDEAYKIQQLRGERLTPLESFFHMTRGNAEALGLAGRIGTLEPGTDADIVVLDARATPAMALKMEAVTTLAEELFLLQTLGDDRAIAETYIAGRPAKSTI from the coding sequence ATGATCCTCAGGGGGCGGTTGCTGTCGTTTTACCGCCGGCCCGAGGATTTGTCGGACACGGCGAGCTATTTTTACGAGGACGATGGCGGCCTGCTGATCGAAGATGGCCGCATTTCCGCCTGCGGCGCGTTCAGCGATGTCCGGGCTGAGGCCCCGGAGGGCGTCGCGATCGTCGATCATCGCCCGCACCTGATCCTGCCGGGCCTGATCGACACCCACCTTCATTTTCCGCAAATGCAGGTGATCGGCTCCTATGCCGCGAACCTGCTGGAATGGCTCAACACCTACACCTTCGTCGAGGAACAGCGCTTTGCCGATCCGGCCCATGCTGCCCGCATCGCCGTGTCCTTCTTCGACGAGATGATCCGCCAGGGCACGACGACTGCCGTTGCCTATTGCTCGGTGCACAAGGCCTCCGCCGACGCCTATTTCGCGGAAGCCCTGCGCCGCAACATGCTGATGCTCGGCGGCAAGGTGATGATGGACCGCAATGCGCCGGATGCGCTCACCGACACCCCGCAGACAAGCTATGACGACACCAGGGCCGTGATCGCAGAATGGCACGGCAAGGGCCGCAACCACGTGGTCATTTCGCCGCGCTTCGCGATCACCTCCTCGCCCGGGCAGATGGAGATGGCGGCAGCACTCGCCCGCGAGCATCCCGACCTGCATATCCAGACGCATCTGTCGGAAAACCTCGCGGAGATCGAGTTTGCCTGTTCGCTCTATCCGAACGCGAAAGACTATACCGATATCTACGCGCAATACGGCCTGCTGAGATCCAACATGCTGCTCGGCCACGCGATCCATCTGTCGGAGCGCGAGCGCGACGTGCTCTCGGAAACCGGCGCGGTCGCCGTTCATTGCCCGACCTCGAACCTGTTCCTGGGCTCCGGCCTGTTCGCGCTGAAGGATCTGGAGCGCCGCGACAAGCCGGTCCGCATCGCGGTCGCCACCGATATCGGCGGCGGAACCAGCTATTCAATGCTGAGGACCATGGACGAGGCCTACAAGATCCAGCAGTTGCGCGGCGAAAGGCTGACGCCGCTGGAAAGCTTCTTCCACATGACCCGCGGCAATGCCGAAGCCCTGGGCCTTGCAGGCCGGATCGGCACCCTCGAGCCAGGCACCGATGCCGATATCGTCGTGCTCGATGCCCGCGCAACGCCCGCAATGGCACTGAAGATGGAAGCCGTCACCACGCTTGCCGAGGAGCTTTTCCTGCTGCAGACGCTCGGCGACGACCGGGCCATCGCTGAGACCTATATTGCCGGAAGACCGGCCAAATCCACGATATGA
- the xdhC gene encoding xanthine dehydrogenase accessory protein XdhC, translated as MDETEKYRRFIAEHGRSVIVTVAAIKGSTPREAGAAIVVSDDATCGTIGGGQLEFLAIDHARALLGGRVTETRLDIALGPEIGQCCGGRTELAFETADRQTVQAFLARLAAESAREPHVFIFGGGHVGSALATALAPLPFNTAIVETRPEMVEALPDGVELRLSPMPEAEIANIPAGGAAVILTHDHALDFLIATEALKRDDLCYRGMIGSKTKRATYRRYAREQGLSEAALSRLTMPIGGMAVSDKRPAVIAALVATELIVVMSAAKAGIVPTGDATR; from the coding sequence ATGGACGAAACGGAGAAATATCGGCGGTTCATCGCGGAGCACGGCAGATCCGTGATCGTCACCGTGGCCGCGATAAAGGGCTCGACGCCGCGTGAGGCCGGCGCCGCGATCGTCGTCTCGGACGACGCGACCTGCGGCACGATCGGCGGCGGGCAGCTTGAATTTCTTGCTATAGACCACGCCCGCGCCCTGCTTGGGGGACGGGTGACCGAGACCCGGCTCGACATCGCGCTCGGCCCGGAGATCGGCCAATGCTGCGGCGGGCGGACGGAACTGGCATTCGAAACCGCCGATCGGCAGACCGTTCAGGCCTTTCTCGCGCGGCTTGCGGCCGAGAGCGCCCGCGAGCCTCATGTGTTCATCTTCGGCGGCGGCCATGTCGGCTCGGCGCTGGCGACAGCACTTGCGCCGCTACCCTTCAACACCGCGATCGTCGAGACCCGGCCGGAAATGGTCGAGGCGCTTCCCGACGGCGTGGAACTCAGGCTTTCCCCCATGCCGGAGGCCGAGATTGCAAACATTCCCGCAGGTGGCGCTGCCGTGATCCTGACCCACGATCACGCGCTTGATTTCCTGATCGCGACCGAGGCGCTGAAACGCGACGACCTTTGCTATCGCGGCATGATCGGCTCGAAGACCAAGCGCGCCACCTATCGCCGCTATGCCCGCGAACAGGGGCTCTCCGAGGCAGCGCTTTCGCGACTCACCATGCCGATCGGCGGCATGGCGGTTTCCGACAAGCGTCCGGCGGTGATCGCCGCTCTGGTTGCAACTGAACTGATCGTAGTCATGTCTGCTGCAAAAGCGGGCATTGTGCCCACCGGGGATGCAACCCGGTAA
- a CDS encoding urate hydroxylase PuuD: protein MFELAIIWEWAQFAVRWLHVITAMAWIGSSFYFIALDLGLVARPGLPEGVSGEEWQVHGGGFYNIQKYMVAPEHMPEHLIWFKWESYFTWLSGFLMLALVYYGGADLFLVNRSVLDVSAPVAILISLASLSIGWLFYHYLCKSPLGNHTIGLMLLLYVLLVFMAWGYTHLFTGRAAFLHMGAFTATIMTANVFFVIIPNQKIVVADLKAGRTPDPKLGKEAKQRSLHNNYLTLPVIFFMLSNHYPLAFATTFNWVIASLVFLMGVTIRHYFNTMHARKGQPNWTWLLTAIIFIVIMWLSTSPQFFKAEDPDMAVAPAFEKFAQDPHFDAAKLVVSTRCSMCHAAEPVYEGIHRPPLDVRFETDAEIAARANQIYLQAGRSHAMPPGNVTGMTPDERAKLVAWYRSSTGMKNE from the coding sequence ATGTTTGAACTCGCCATCATCTGGGAATGGGCGCAATTCGCCGTGCGCTGGCTGCATGTCATCACGGCCATGGCCTGGATCGGTTCTTCCTTCTACTTCATCGCGCTCGACCTCGGTCTGGTCGCGCGACCGGGGCTGCCGGAGGGCGTCTCGGGCGAGGAATGGCAGGTCCATGGCGGCGGGTTCTACAATATCCAGAAATACATGGTCGCGCCGGAACACATGCCGGAACACCTGATCTGGTTCAAATGGGAATCCTATTTCACCTGGTTGTCCGGTTTCCTGATGCTGGCGCTGGTCTATTATGGCGGCGCCGATCTGTTCCTGGTCAACCGCAGCGTGCTCGATGTCTCGGCCCCGGTCGCGATCCTGATCTCGCTCGCCTCGCTCTCGATCGGCTGGCTGTTCTACCATTATCTGTGCAAATCGCCGCTCGGCAATCACACGATTGGGCTGATGCTGCTGCTCTATGTGCTGCTGGTGTTCATGGCCTGGGGCTATACCCACCTGTTCACCGGCCGCGCCGCCTTCCTGCACATGGGCGCGTTCACGGCGACGATCATGACCGCGAACGTGTTCTTCGTGATCATTCCGAACCAGAAGATCGTGGTTGCCGACCTGAAGGCCGGACGCACCCCCGATCCGAAGCTCGGCAAGGAGGCCAAGCAGCGCTCGCTCCACAACAACTACCTGACGCTGCCGGTGATCTTCTTCATGCTGTCGAACCACTATCCGCTGGCATTCGCAACCACGTTCAACTGGGTGATCGCCTCGCTGGTATTCCTGATGGGCGTCACCATCCGGCATTATTTCAACACCATGCATGCCCGCAAGGGACAGCCGAACTGGACCTGGCTGCTGACGGCGATCATCTTCATCGTGATCATGTGGCTGTCCACCTCGCCGCAATTCTTCAAGGCGGAAGATCCCGACATGGCGGTCGCGCCGGCTTTCGAGAAATTCGCGCAGGACCCGCATTTCGATGCCGCCAAGCTGGTGGTTTCCACGCGCTGTTCGATGTGCCATGCGGCCGAACCGGTCTATGAGGGCATTCACCGCCCGCCGCTCGACGTGCGGTTCGAGACCGATGCCGAAATCGCGGCGCGCGCGAACCAGATCTACTTGCAGGCCGGCCGCAGCCATGCGATGCCTCCGGGGAACGTGACCGGCATGACGCCGGACGAACGGGCGAAGCTGGTGGCATGGTACAGGTCGAGCACCGGAATGAAGAACGAATGA
- a CDS encoding alpha-hydroxy acid oxidase → MFSEPLTIADLKRRAKRRVPKMFYDYADSGAWTESTYRANEADFAKIHLRQRVLVDMSNRSLATTMIGEKVSMPVALAPTGLCGMQHADGEILAAQAAEEAGVPFTLSTMSVCSIEDVAEHTTKPFWFQLYVMKDRGFVESLIGRARAAGCSALVLTLDLQILGQRHKDLVNGLSTPPKFTPKHVWQVGTRPFWALEMLQTKRRSFRNIVGHAPASSDLSSLAVWTAEQFDTRLSWADVDWIRERWGGKLILKGVLDTEDAAMAAKTGADAIIVSNHGGRQLDGALSSISMLPKILDEVGGDIEIHMDGGIRSGQDILKARALGAKGTYIGRPYLYGLGAMGKKGVTRSLEILRKELDVTMALCGKRDIEEIDRSILAKVDF, encoded by the coding sequence ATGTTCTCAGAGCCTTTGACCATTGCCGATCTGAAACGGCGGGCGAAACGGCGCGTGCCGAAGATGTTCTACGACTACGCCGACAGCGGCGCCTGGACGGAAAGCACCTATCGCGCCAACGAGGCGGATTTCGCCAAAATCCACCTGCGCCAGCGCGTTCTCGTCGACATGTCGAACCGCTCGCTCGCAACCACCATGATCGGCGAGAAGGTCTCGATGCCGGTCGCGCTCGCGCCCACCGGACTTTGCGGCATGCAGCATGCCGATGGCGAAATCCTCGCGGCCCAGGCGGCAGAGGAAGCGGGCGTGCCGTTCACGCTGTCGACGATGAGCGTGTGCTCGATCGAGGACGTCGCCGAGCATACCACCAAGCCGTTCTGGTTTCAGCTCTATGTGATGAAGGACCGGGGCTTCGTCGAAAGCCTGATCGGCCGCGCCAGGGCCGCCGGCTGCAGCGCGCTGGTGCTGACCCTTGACCTCCAGATCCTCGGCCAGCGCCACAAGGATCTCGTCAACGGGCTTTCGACCCCGCCGAAATTCACGCCCAAACATGTCTGGCAGGTCGGAACGCGGCCGTTCTGGGCGCTGGAAATGCTGCAGACCAAACGTCGCTCCTTCCGCAACATCGTCGGCCACGCGCCGGCCTCTTCCGACCTCTCCTCGCTCGCGGTCTGGACCGCCGAACAGTTCGACACCAGGCTTTCATGGGCCGATGTCGACTGGATCCGGGAACGCTGGGGCGGCAAGCTGATCCTGAAGGGCGTGCTCGATACCGAGGACGCGGCAATGGCGGCGAAGACCGGCGCCGACGCCATCATCGTCTCCAACCATGGCGGCCGCCAGCTCGACGGGGCGCTGTCCTCGATCTCGATGCTGCCGAAGATCCTCGATGAAGTCGGCGGCGATATCGAAATTCACATGGATGGCGGCATCCGCTCGGGGCAGGACATATTGAAGGCCCGCGCGCTCGGCGCCAAGGGCACCTATATCGGCCGCCCCTATCTTTACGGCCTCGGCGCCATGGGCAAAAAGGGCGTCACCCGCTCGCTCGAAATCCTCCGCAAGGAACTCGATGTCACCATGGCGCTGTGCGGCAAGCGCGATATCGAGGAGATCGACCGGAGCATTCTCGCGAAGGTGGATTTTTGA
- the xdhA gene encoding xanthine dehydrogenase small subunit: MTIRFILNDQEIALEARPPAETLLDYLRIKKRLTGSKEGCAEGDCGACTVLVGRLTRGRLVYESVNACIRFTASLHATHVVTIEHLAAKDGTLHPVQQAMVDLNGSQCGFCTPGIVMSLYALWMTNEKPSRFAIEKALQGNLCRCTGYEPIVKAAEKASAIRPDAAFDAIARERDHVMAKLAGMKTGATITVGDETARAIIPGSVTALADILKEYRDATIVAGSTDVGLWVTKQMRRLNPMVFINHLEELQTITETDAGFIIGAGVTYSEALPALAEKIPAFSRLIFRIGGEQVRNMGTIGGNVANGSPIGDTPPALIALGATLTLQSAEGTRTIALEDYFLGYGKQDRRAGEFVLSLTVPKPAEDAHFAVHKVAKRREEDISAVCGAFYLKLADDGTVATIRIAYGGMAGTPKRASHVEAALSGKPWNAETVEAARAAFEDDYQPMTDMRATAGYRMLTAKNLLTRFLLETRGNGQELSRFAEEEA, translated from the coding sequence ATGACGATACGGTTCATACTGAACGATCAGGAAATTGCGCTCGAGGCGCGGCCGCCGGCGGAAACCCTGCTCGACTATCTGCGTATCAAGAAGCGGCTGACCGGTTCCAAGGAAGGCTGCGCGGAGGGCGATTGCGGGGCCTGCACCGTGCTTGTCGGCCGGCTGACGCGCGGCAGGCTGGTCTATGAATCGGTCAATGCCTGTATCCGCTTCACCGCCTCGCTTCACGCCACCCATGTGGTGACGATCGAACATCTGGCGGCAAAGGACGGCACGCTGCATCCGGTGCAGCAGGCGATGGTCGACCTCAACGGCTCGCAATGCGGCTTCTGCACGCCGGGCATCGTGATGTCGCTTTACGCGCTGTGGATGACGAATGAAAAGCCGTCGCGCTTTGCCATCGAAAAGGCGCTGCAGGGCAATCTCTGTCGCTGCACCGGCTATGAACCGATCGTGAAGGCCGCCGAGAAGGCATCGGCCATCCGCCCCGATGCCGCCTTCGACGCGATTGCCCGCGAGCGCGATCACGTGATGGCAAAGCTTGCCGGCATGAAGACGGGCGCAACCATCACGGTCGGCGACGAAACGGCGCGCGCCATCATTCCCGGCTCGGTCACAGCACTTGCGGATATTCTGAAGGAATATCGCGACGCGACCATCGTCGCCGGCTCCACCGATGTCGGCTTGTGGGTCACCAAGCAGATGCGCCGGCTGAACCCGATGGTGTTCATCAACCATCTGGAAGAATTGCAGACCATCACCGAGACCGACGCCGGCTTCATCATCGGCGCGGGCGTCACCTATTCCGAGGCGCTGCCGGCGCTTGCGGAAAAAATTCCGGCCTTTTCCCGGCTGATCTTCCGCATCGGCGGCGAGCAGGTGCGCAATATGGGCACGATCGGCGGCAATGTCGCCAACGGCTCGCCGATCGGCGACACCCCGCCGGCCCTGATCGCGCTCGGCGCCACGCTGACGCTGCAATCGGCCGAGGGCACCCGGACGATAGCGCTGGAGGATTATTTCCTCGGCTATGGCAAGCAGGACCGGCGCGCCGGCGAATTCGTGCTGTCGCTGACCGTGCCGAAGCCCGCCGAAGACGCTCATTTCGCCGTCCACAAGGTCGCCAAACGCCGCGAGGAGGATATTTCGGCCGTCTGCGGCGCGTTCTATCTGAAGCTTGCCGATGACGGCACGGTCGCCACGATCCGCATCGCCTATGGCGGCATGGCGGGCACCCCGAAGCGGGCCTCTCACGTGGAGGCAGCGCTTTCCGGCAAGCCATGGAACGCAGAGACGGTGGAAGCGGCCCGCGCGGCCTTCGAGGACGATTACCAGCCGATGACCGATATGCGCGCCACCGCCGGCTATCGCATGCTGACGGCGAAGAACCTGCTGACGCGCTTTCTTCTGGAAACCCGAGGCAATGGCCAGGAACTCAGCCGGTTCGCGGAAGAGGAGGCCTGA
- a CDS encoding LLM class flavin-dependent oxidoreductase: MELGVFTFADVDPADGVDRGREAEKRMKNLMEEIRLADRVGLDVFGVGEHHRVDYLVSSPATVLAGAATITENIRLTSAVSILSSDDPVRVFQQFSSVDLLSGGRAEIMAGRGSFIESFPLFGYPLEAYDLLFEEKLDLLLKIRDNETVTWSGKTRAPIDNLPVYPRPVQDPLPVWIAAGGTPQSMARAGFLGLPLIIAILGGQPRRFAPLFDIHRQAGEQAGHDPARLKRAISVHGFLADTTEKAADIFFEPQKAVMDRIGRERGWGPQSRAQFDATMGPEGALFVGGPEQLARKIVAHQRIMGLDRFMIQFAVGLVPHEEVLHAIELLGTKVAPMVKEMLAQGEPV; this comes from the coding sequence ATGGAACTGGGCGTTTTCACCTTTGCCGATGTCGATCCGGCCGACGGAGTCGATCGCGGCCGCGAGGCCGAAAAGCGGATGAAGAACCTGATGGAGGAAATCAGGCTCGCCGACAGGGTCGGGCTCGATGTCTTCGGCGTCGGCGAGCATCACCGGGTCGATTACCTCGTTTCCTCGCCCGCGACCGTGCTGGCGGGCGCCGCCACGATCACCGAGAATATCCGCCTCACCAGCGCGGTCTCGATCCTCTCTTCGGATGATCCGGTGCGGGTGTTCCAGCAATTTTCCTCCGTCGATCTTCTGTCGGGCGGTCGTGCCGAGATCATGGCCGGGCGCGGCTCGTTCATCGAGAGCTTCCCGCTGTTCGGCTATCCGCTCGAAGCTTATGACCTGCTGTTCGAGGAAAAGCTCGATCTGCTGCTGAAGATCCGCGACAACGAGACGGTGACATGGTCGGGCAAGACGCGGGCGCCGATCGACAACCTTCCGGTCTATCCCCGCCCGGTGCAGGACCCGCTGCCGGTGTGGATCGCGGCCGGCGGCACGCCGCAATCGATGGCGCGCGCCGGTTTTCTCGGCCTGCCGCTGATCATCGCCATTCTCGGCGGCCAGCCGCGCCGGTTCGCGCCGCTGTTCGATATTCACAGACAAGCCGGCGAGCAGGCGGGCCATGATCCGGCAAGGCTGAAGCGCGCCATTTCGGTGCACGGTTTCCTCGCCGATACCACCGAAAAGGCCGCCGACATCTTCTTCGAGCCGCAAAAGGCGGTGATGGACCGGATCGGCCGCGAGCGCGGCTGGGGTCCGCAAAGCCGGGCGCAGTTCGATGCAACCATGGGCCCGGAAGGGGCGCTGTTCGTCGGCGGACCGGAACAGCTTGCCCGCAAGATCGTCGCCCACCAGCGCATCATGGGGCTCGACCGGTTCATGATCCAGTTCGCGGTCGGTCTTGTGCCGCACGAGGAAGTGTTGCATGCAATCGAACTGCTGGGTACGAAGGTTGCCCCGATGGTGAAGGAAATGCTGGCTCAGGGAGAGCCGGTCTGA